One region of Limnospira fusiformis SAG 85.79 genomic DNA includes:
- a CDS encoding protochlorophyllide reductase: MVQDQKSTVIVTGASSGVGLYAAKALADRGAHVIMACRNLEKAEAAAQELGIPEDSRTILHIDLGSLESVRRFINSFRATGRTLEGLVCNAAIYMPLIKEPLRSPEGYELTMTTNHLGHFLLCNVMMEDMKRSPAEDKRMVILGTVTHNPDELGGKIPPRPDLGDLEGFAKGFREPVSMIDGKKFEPVKAYKDSKVCNVLTMRELHRRYHEETGITFTSLYPGCVADTPLFRNHYPLFQKIFPIFQKYITKGYVSQELAGERVAAVVLDEEYRQSGAYWSWGNRQKKGRQSFVQRVSPQARDEERAEKMWNLSLKLVELAY, from the coding sequence ATGGTACAGGATCAAAAATCAACGGTTATAGTCACGGGTGCCTCTTCGGGGGTTGGTTTATACGCCGCCAAAGCCCTCGCCGATAGGGGCGCTCATGTGATCATGGCTTGTCGTAACTTGGAAAAGGCAGAAGCCGCCGCCCAAGAATTAGGGATTCCCGAAGACAGCCGCACTATCCTTCATATCGACCTCGGTTCCCTTGAGAGTGTCCGACGGTTTATCAACTCATTCCGGGCTACGGGTAGAACCTTGGAGGGGTTAGTCTGTAATGCGGCTATCTATATGCCCCTCATAAAAGAACCCCTTCGTAGTCCAGAAGGCTATGAGTTGACCATGACCACCAATCACCTAGGGCATTTCCTCCTCTGTAATGTGATGATGGAGGACATGAAACGCTCTCCCGCTGAGGATAAGCGTATGGTGATTTTGGGAACGGTTACCCATAACCCCGACGAACTCGGTGGCAAAATTCCACCCCGCCCCGATTTGGGAGACCTGGAAGGGTTTGCTAAGGGCTTCCGAGAACCGGTTTCTATGATTGACGGCAAAAAATTTGAACCCGTCAAAGCCTATAAAGATAGTAAGGTTTGCAATGTCCTAACTATGCGGGAATTGCACCGACGCTATCACGAGGAAACTGGTATCACTTTCACCTCTCTTTACCCAGGTTGCGTCGCGGATACGCCCCTGTTCCGCAATCACTATCCCCTGTTCCAGAAAATATTTCCTATATTCCAGAAATACATTACCAAGGGCTATGTGTCTCAGGAATTGGCTGGAGAACGAGTGGCTGCTGTGGTCCTTGATGAGGAATATCGCCAGTCTGGTGCTTACTGGAGTTGGGGAAATCGCCAGAAAAAAGGCCGACAGTCTTTTGTGCAACGGGTCTCGCCCCAAGCTAGAGATGAGGAAAGAGCTGAGAAAATGTGGAATCTCAGTCTCAAGTTGGTAGAACTGGCTTATTGA
- a CDS encoding histidine phosphatase family protein: protein MTTRVILVRHGQSTYNAQKRIQGRLDDSVLTDQGRVDATCVAQALQGLRFDAIYHSPLQRAQQTAQLISSGLDAAPQLQPTDLLMEIDLPLWAGLPRQEVRDRFPEDYQCWQQSPHEFFMVLESGHKHFPVLALFEQAKQFWRHVSIQTNQTILVVAHNGINRSLIATALGVQPQFYQSIQQSNCGISIINIGDVTPGELPLPAAVQLESMNLTSHVREKLPTLRPEHRGPRLLLVRHGETEWNRKGQFQGQIDIPLNDNGRLQARKAAEFLQDIKIDFAVSSPMARPRETAEIILEYHRDIELQFEDNFREISHGLWEGKFESEIEDDYPGLLNQWKTAPETVQMPEGENLNQVGERVALGWQNIINKYDSQPLTGLVVAHDAVNKALLCQLLGLSPEHFWNFKQGNGSVTVIDYPHGAKGDPVLETMNITTHLSGSILDQTAAGAL, encoded by the coding sequence ATGACGACCCGTGTAATCCTTGTCCGTCACGGTCAGAGTACCTACAACGCCCAAAAACGAATTCAGGGCCGCCTGGATGATTCGGTTCTCACCGACCAGGGCCGCGTTGATGCCACCTGCGTCGCCCAAGCCCTCCAGGGTTTAAGGTTCGATGCTATTTATCACAGTCCTCTACAACGAGCGCAACAAACAGCCCAATTGATTAGCTCTGGACTGGATGCAGCCCCTCAGTTGCAACCGACAGACCTATTAATGGAAATTGATCTGCCTCTGTGGGCTGGACTCCCCCGCCAAGAAGTCCGCGATCGCTTTCCCGAAGATTATCAATGTTGGCAACAGAGCCCCCATGAGTTTTTCATGGTATTAGAATCTGGGCATAAACATTTCCCCGTGTTAGCCTTATTTGAGCAAGCCAAACAATTTTGGCGACACGTCTCTATCCAGACCAACCAAACCATCCTAGTAGTGGCTCATAACGGCATCAATCGATCGCTGATCGCTACGGCTTTAGGAGTTCAACCCCAATTCTATCAAAGTATTCAACAGTCTAACTGTGGTATTAGCATTATCAATATTGGTGATGTCACCCCCGGAGAACTACCACTACCCGCAGCCGTACAATTAGAATCGATGAACCTCACTAGCCATGTGCGGGAGAAACTCCCCACCCTTCGCCCGGAACATCGTGGACCGAGACTGCTGTTAGTGCGCCATGGAGAAACTGAATGGAACCGAAAAGGACAGTTTCAAGGTCAGATTGATATTCCGCTGAATGATAACGGGCGATTACAAGCTCGCAAAGCTGCCGAATTTCTCCAGGATATTAAAATCGATTTTGCGGTCAGTAGCCCCATGGCACGCCCCCGAGAAACGGCAGAAATTATCCTGGAATATCACCGAGATATAGAACTACAATTTGAGGACAATTTCCGAGAGATTAGCCATGGTTTATGGGAGGGTAAATTTGAATCGGAAATTGAGGATGATTATCCGGGTTTATTAAATCAGTGGAAAACTGCACCGGAAACGGTACAGATGCCAGAAGGTGAAAACTTAAATCAGGTAGGAGAAAGGGTAGCCCTGGGATGGCAGAATATCATTAATAAATATGATTCCCAACCCCTGACGGGATTAGTGGTGGCTCATGATGCGGTAAATAAGGCTCTGTTGTGTCAATTATTGGGTTTATCACCAGAGCATTTCTGGAATTTTAAACAGGGTAATGGTTCGGTGACAGTAATTGACTATCCCCACGGTGCTAAAGGTGATCCGGTTTTAGAAACTATGAATATTACCACCCATTTATCTGGTAGTATTCTTGACCAAACCGCCGCCGGAGCCCTCTAG
- the lepB gene encoding signal peptidase I, producing the protein MSSVPNQDQKPKNSPSSASNNEENAWVEGIKTIGLSIILALGIRTFVAEARYIPSGSMLPTLEINDRLIIDKLSYRFSEPQRGDVVVFNPTEELSLQYNDAFIKRIIGLPGETLEVRDGQVFVNGEPIEEDYIAEEPQYKWGPETIPEGEFLVLGDNRNNSFDSHYWGFVPRENIIGRAVVRFWPLDRLGGVDRSF; encoded by the coding sequence ATGAGCAGTGTCCCCAATCAAGACCAAAAACCCAAAAATTCACCATCATCAGCATCAAACAACGAGGAGAATGCTTGGGTTGAAGGCATTAAGACTATTGGACTAAGTATAATTTTGGCTTTGGGTATCCGAACTTTTGTCGCAGAGGCTCGTTATATTCCCTCTGGGTCAATGCTTCCCACCCTGGAAATCAACGATCGCCTGATTATTGATAAGTTAAGCTACCGTTTCAGCGAACCGCAACGGGGAGATGTGGTAGTTTTCAATCCCACCGAGGAACTGAGCCTACAATACAATGATGCTTTCATTAAGCGGATTATTGGCTTACCCGGCGAAACATTAGAGGTTCGGGACGGACAGGTTTTTGTGAATGGCGAACCCATTGAAGAGGACTATATTGCCGAAGAACCCCAATACAAATGGGGGCCGGAAACCATCCCCGAAGGCGAGTTTTTAGTCCTGGGGGATAACCGTAACAATAGCTTTGATAGTCACTATTGGGGATTTGTCCCCCGAGAGAATATCATCGGTCGGGCTGTGGTCCGGTTCTGGCCCTTAGACCGTCTGGGAGGGGTCGATCGCAGTTTTTAA
- a CDS encoding MHYT domain-containing protein has protein sequence MLRAWAKLMMNNQITGDYHWGLMALSLAMAVITSYIPMDLAVQVREGLWTAKRWGFWLCIGAIAMGTGLWSMDFTTIVALELPLDVTYNLWMVLLSLLMAIMASGMFLGLALREQASRFILITGGICIGTTLALMDYLAISAIATEAEIVYDAHLVLFSVAIAIDVALISLWLAFRLEDNPVVEKTRQKVISAMVMGFGIGGMHYIGLTATGFIPKLITPITVNPSLSPSWLAIAVVLATVICLFFIVLTKLWDHKLVNQLAREKVCQDNEQQFRTLIQQMQVGMLLLNAKAEILVFNQAALDLLRLNIEPDSLQVFGEGWHLVVEDGSPISLSDLPVQKAIATGEAVHHVVMGFDDPKTQQRRWLLVNATLHQPGNDVTRVICTISDITNQKQTEEALRRSQERFTLAVEGANDGIWDWDISADEVYLSPRGKIMLGCDPDLDCFSNLDSVLRIIHPDDRLRVQRMLNCYLAKEIPAFDVEYRTELDNGERRWIRSRGVALWDEHNQPDRMVGFHTDVTDRKMAEPALREGAEQERSILQMVQQMRKTLELEQIFSATTGELRQALNCDRVLVYRFREDWSGEFMAESVTEGWVQLTATPLKTKNVLFGS, from the coding sequence ATGCTTAGGGCGTGGGCGAAATTGATGATGAATAATCAGATTACAGGCGATTACCATTGGGGTTTGATGGCTTTGTCTTTGGCAATGGCTGTGATTACCTCTTATATCCCTATGGATTTGGCTGTACAAGTCCGTGAGGGTCTATGGACGGCGAAACGGTGGGGGTTTTGGCTGTGCATAGGGGCGATCGCTATGGGGACTGGTTTGTGGTCTATGGATTTTACCACTATAGTCGCCCTAGAACTTCCCCTAGATGTTACTTATAACCTGTGGATGGTTTTGCTGTCGTTGTTGATGGCTATTATGGCTTCTGGGATGTTTCTGGGGCTCGCACTCAGAGAGCAGGCGAGTCGGTTTATCCTGATTACAGGTGGGATTTGTATAGGCACTACACTGGCTTTGATGGACTATCTGGCAATTAGCGCCATAGCCACGGAAGCTGAGATTGTTTATGATGCACATTTGGTGCTGTTTTCTGTGGCGATCGCTATTGATGTGGCTTTGATTTCTCTGTGGCTGGCTTTTCGACTTGAAGATAACCCTGTAGTCGAAAAAACTAGACAAAAGGTGATCAGTGCAATGGTTATGGGATTTGGTATCGGTGGAATGCACTATATAGGACTTACGGCGACTGGGTTTATACCCAAATTAATCACGCCTATTACTGTGAATCCCTCTTTGAGTCCCTCTTGGTTGGCGATCGCCGTAGTATTGGCCACGGTTATCTGTCTATTTTTTATTGTGTTAACTAAGTTATGGGATCACAAATTGGTCAACCAATTGGCGCGCGAAAAAGTTTGCCAAGACAATGAACAGCAGTTTAGGACTTTGATTCAGCAAATGCAGGTGGGAATGTTATTGCTGAATGCTAAGGCAGAAATTTTGGTTTTTAATCAGGCGGCATTGGATCTTTTACGGCTAAATATTGAACCAGATAGCCTTCAGGTGTTTGGAGAGGGTTGGCATTTGGTGGTGGAGGATGGATCGCCGATTTCTTTGTCAGATTTACCTGTACAAAAAGCGATCGCTACAGGTGAAGCAGTGCATCATGTGGTTATGGGGTTTGATGACCCAAAAACCCAACAGCGACGGTGGTTATTGGTGAATGCCACACTACATCAGCCCGGAAACGACGTGACGCGGGTTATATGTACTATTAGTGATATTACTAACCAAAAGCAGACTGAAGAGGCTCTCAGGCGCAGTCAAGAACGATTTACTCTCGCCGTTGAGGGGGCTAATGATGGAATTTGGGATTGGGATATTTCTGCCGATGAAGTTTATCTATCCCCGAGGGGAAAAATTATGTTGGGCTGTGATCCAGATTTAGATTGTTTCTCTAATTTGGACTCCGTGCTAAGAATTATTCATCCAGATGACCGCCTGCGGGTTCAACGGATGTTAAATTGCTATTTAGCTAAGGAAATTCCCGCTTTTGATGTGGAATATCGCACCGAATTAGATAATGGTGAACGGCGCTGGATTCGCTCCAGGGGGGTGGCTCTTTGGGATGAACATAACCAGCCCGATCGCATGGTGGGATTTCATACTGATGTGACAGACCGTAAAATGGCTGAACCGGCTCTCCGGGAAGGGGCGGAACAAGAACGCTCTATTCTGCAAATGGTTCAGCAAATGCGAAAAACTTTGGAACTAGAGCAGATTTTTAGTGCTACTACTGGGGAACTTAGACAGGCTTTAAATTGCGATCGCGTTTTGGTTTATCGCTTCCGGGAAGACTGGAGTGGAGAATTTATGGCCGAGTCCGTGACTGAAGGTTGGGTGCAACTTACCGCCACACCTCTGAAAACGAAAAATGTGCTTTTCGGGTCATGA
- a CDS encoding dihydroorotase: MSSELLKQVRVLDPMDGRDQVADVLIIDGYITAIESQIYDYPEHSQIIDCHGMILGPGLVDMYSHTGEPGFEERETIASLEAAARAGGYTRLGILPDMLPPADNLSTIQHWQGLAPHGFYVWGAATRGAAGEMMTEFAELATTNIIGFADGYAHRNLNLWRRVLEYVNPLKKTIALYCCDRTLADSGVMREGYASIYSGLTGIPDYAETVAISAVLELVAAIGTPVHIMRVSTARGVQLIREAKQRHLPITASTTWMHLLFDTEAITGRLSDCGLGWAPNPYDPNLNVDPPLGNPDDRQALIQAIVDGTIDAIAVDHTPYTYEEKTVAFADAPPGAIGLELALSLLWKTFVQQPDTVFNIQWSPLQLWRVLSTQPAHCLAISPPTVTVNRAAELTLFDPAQPWRVDHTTIKSRSANTPCWGQEMTGKVMKTWRG; this comes from the coding sequence ATGAGTAGTGAACTCCTGAAACAGGTGCGGGTATTAGACCCGATGGATGGACGAGATCAAGTGGCAGATGTACTGATTATTGATGGGTATATTACTGCTATTGAATCCCAGATTTATGATTACCCAGAACATAGTCAGATCATTGATTGTCACGGTATGATTTTGGGGCCGGGATTGGTGGATATGTATAGCCATACGGGAGAGCCGGGCTTTGAAGAACGGGAAACTATTGCATCTTTAGAGGCGGCAGCTAGGGCGGGAGGTTATACCCGCCTGGGGATTTTACCGGATATGCTACCACCTGCTGATAATCTCTCCACGATTCAACATTGGCAAGGTTTAGCACCCCATGGCTTTTATGTCTGGGGGGCGGCGACGAGGGGTGCGGCGGGGGAAATGATGACGGAATTTGCAGAATTGGCGACTACTAATATTATTGGTTTTGCTGATGGATATGCTCATCGAAATCTTAATCTGTGGCGGCGAGTTTTGGAATATGTTAACCCGCTGAAAAAAACGATCGCTCTGTATTGTTGCGATCGCACTCTGGCGGACTCAGGAGTGATGCGGGAAGGTTACGCCTCTATCTATAGCGGTTTGACCGGGATTCCTGATTATGCCGAAACTGTGGCTATTTCCGCCGTCCTGGAATTGGTGGCGGCGATCGGAACTCCGGTTCATATCATGCGGGTTTCTACGGCTAGGGGTGTGCAACTAATTCGGGAAGCTAAACAGCGACATCTACCTATTACCGCTAGTACCACCTGGATGCACTTACTATTTGATACAGAAGCCATTACCGGGCGGCTTTCTGACTGTGGTTTAGGCTGGGCGCCGAATCCCTACGATCCGAATCTTAATGTTGACCCGCCTCTGGGTAATCCAGACGATCGCCAAGCCCTAATTCAGGCTATTGTAGACGGGACTATTGATGCGATCGCTGTTGACCACACCCCCTACACCTACGAAGAAAAAACCGTTGCTTTTGCTGATGCACCCCCAGGGGCGATCGGCTTAGAATTAGCCTTATCTCTACTGTGGAAAACCTTTGTCCAACAGCCAGATACCGTTTTTAATATTCAATGGTCGCCACTGCAACTGTGGCGAGTTTTAAGCACCCAACCCGCCCACTGTTTGGCTATTTCTCCCCCGACTGTTACCGTCAACCGCGCCGCCGAATTAACCCTCTTTGACCCCGCACAGCCTTGGAGGGTCGATCACACCACCATCAAATCGCGATCGGCTAATACCCCCTGCTGGGGGCAGGAAATGACCGGAAAAGTCATGAAAACTTGGCGCGGTTGA
- a CDS encoding ATP-binding protein, with amino-acid sequence MNHHCVISDTYLPQNQGGIYGKGVTYRCVNDIYEMGFDGCYLELLKQFQARAYIITPIFSGYQLWGLLAVYQNYHPRSWTTAEIHTVTQIGSQLGVAVQQAELLAQTQEQARQLQQAKEIADAANRAKSEFLANMSHELRTPLNAILGFAQLMSTNQNLAPEKRQHIEIINRSGEHLLGLINDILEMSRIEAGGATLQVNAFDLYDFLKSLEDFFKLRATSKNLHLIFERPQGLIRYIKADDKKLRQVLINLLVNAIKFTDEGSVTVRVSHQNQDTSDILKFEVEDTGLGIAPEDCEGLFEAFAQTETGLNASEGSGLGLAIAQQFVTLMGGEITVRSCLNQGSTFSFTIPVQRTEDKPNPAIASIMDRVIGLAPKQALYRILVVEDRESNRLLLVELLSVLGFSVRAANNGSEAIAIWQEWNPDLILMDMRMPVVNGYEATRQIRSQPGGRDTVIIALTASAFEEQRQDIMKVGCNDLLRKPFQRGELLSKLSQYLGVEYIYNTQPEMSSNWNYSQETDNI; translated from the coding sequence ATGAATCATCACTGTGTGATTTCCGATACCTATTTGCCACAAAATCAAGGTGGTATTTATGGCAAAGGAGTCACTTATAGATGTGTTAATGATATTTATGAAATGGGTTTCGATGGTTGTTATCTGGAATTATTAAAACAGTTTCAAGCTAGGGCTTATATTATTACCCCGATTTTTTCCGGCTATCAACTTTGGGGATTATTGGCAGTCTATCAGAATTATCATCCCCGCAGTTGGACGACTGCTGAAATTCACACAGTCACACAAATTGGCTCTCAGTTGGGGGTGGCTGTTCAACAGGCGGAATTGTTGGCACAAACCCAAGAACAGGCTAGACAACTGCAACAGGCTAAAGAAATCGCCGATGCGGCTAATCGAGCTAAAAGTGAGTTTTTGGCGAATATGAGCCATGAGTTAAGAACTCCTTTAAATGCGATTTTGGGGTTTGCTCAACTGATGTCTACTAACCAGAATCTGGCTCCCGAAAAACGTCAACATATTGAGATTATTAATCGGTCGGGGGAGCATCTTCTCGGTCTGATTAATGATATTTTGGAAATGTCTCGGATTGAGGCAGGGGGGGCGACTCTTCAGGTGAATGCTTTTGATTTATATGACTTTCTGAAAAGTTTAGAGGATTTCTTTAAATTGCGGGCTACTTCTAAAAATTTACATCTGATTTTTGAGCGCCCTCAAGGTTTGATTAGGTATATTAAAGCCGATGATAAAAAGTTGCGTCAGGTGTTGATTAATTTATTGGTAAATGCCATTAAGTTTACTGATGAAGGTAGTGTGACGGTTCGGGTTTCTCACCAAAACCAGGATACCTCAGATATATTAAAATTTGAAGTGGAAGATACCGGGCTGGGAATTGCTCCCGAAGACTGTGAAGGACTGTTTGAAGCCTTTGCACAAACGGAAACGGGTTTAAATGCTTCCGAGGGTAGCGGTTTGGGGTTGGCAATTGCACAGCAATTTGTCACACTAATGGGTGGTGAAATTACTGTCCGTAGTTGCCTTAACCAGGGTTCGACTTTTTCGTTTACTATTCCAGTACAAAGGACTGAGGACAAGCCGAACCCAGCGATCGCATCTATTATGGATAGGGTCATCGGTTTGGCTCCTAAGCAGGCGCTCTATCGCATTTTGGTGGTTGAAGACCGAGAAAGCAATCGTTTATTGTTGGTGGAACTCCTGAGTGTCCTGGGGTTTTCGGTCAGAGCGGCTAACAATGGCTCCGAGGCGATCGCTATTTGGCAAGAGTGGAACCCTGACCTAATTTTGATGGATATGCGAATGCCTGTCGTCAATGGTTACGAGGCTACCCGCCAAATTCGCTCTCAGCCTGGTGGTCGGGATACCGTCATTATTGCACTGACTGCTAGTGCCTTTGAGGAACAAAGACAGGATATCATGAAGGTGGGGTGCAATGATTTGCTGCGAAAACCTTTTCAGCGAGGAGAATTGCTCAGTAAATTGAGTCAATATCTGGGTGTGGAATATATTTACAATACACAGCCGGAGATGTCCTCAAATTGGAATTATTCCCAAGAAACTGACAATATATAA
- a CDS encoding CPBP family intramembrane glutamic endopeptidase — protein sequence MKLKQIILSILTFISILYVTLSLLGSWSQPQIQSRLELYQTNLILQASEWQPQTEDRANLLTLRDNIIGKDPVNAALKQYQNVQESNYQNLQRLQPNQPSQFSRGELAQTIGELELRIGIIQAVLGDSQKAIATWESLISENGNYPTSDTAEVLVGLWTEPPDIVADAEDILQANLEGWFSFQTLAQLYTLQNREDVLQQLNNQQQKTSENAVYKLAIVSAIPGFGLVSGIILSIILAVQWFLKREQAIINRNADVEWSVPWTAETIVQVFVLGFFLVGQLLIPLIFQLLGLRPAAGDVRLQAFYILITYMILVGGGLGVLYLSIKSFFPLPEGWFRFKLWDSWLLWGFGGYCVALPLVILTSLVNQRLWDGQGGSNPILPIALENRDPVALGIFFFTASIAAPWFEEVLFRGFLLPSLTRYFSLWGAIIASGLLFAVAHLNVSEILPLFVLGIVLGFVYTRSRNLWAPMLLHSLWNSGTLISLYILGSGAN from the coding sequence ATGAAATTAAAACAGATAATTTTAAGCATTCTGACTTTCATCTCTATACTCTATGTGACTTTAAGCCTGCTCGGCAGTTGGAGTCAGCCCCAAATTCAAAGCCGTCTGGAACTGTATCAGACTAATTTAATTCTCCAGGCTTCTGAGTGGCAACCACAGACCGAAGACCGGGCGAATTTGCTCACCCTACGAGATAATATTATCGGGAAAGATCCGGTTAATGCTGCCCTGAAACAATACCAAAATGTACAGGAGTCTAACTACCAAAATTTACAGCGACTACAACCCAATCAACCCTCACAATTTTCGCGGGGAGAATTAGCACAGACCATAGGTGAGTTAGAATTGCGAATTGGTATTATCCAAGCGGTGCTGGGAGACTCCCAAAAGGCGATCGCTACTTGGGAATCGCTAATTTCTGAAAATGGTAACTATCCCACCAGTGACACAGCGGAAGTATTAGTAGGACTCTGGACAGAACCACCAGATATAGTAGCTGATGCCGAAGATATTTTACAGGCAAATTTAGAGGGTTGGTTCAGTTTTCAAACTTTAGCCCAACTCTACACTTTACAAAACCGTGAAGATGTCTTACAACAACTAAATAATCAACAGCAGAAAACGTCAGAAAATGCCGTCTATAAATTAGCCATTGTTTCCGCTATTCCTGGCTTTGGGTTGGTGTCGGGAATTATCCTATCCATCATTTTAGCAGTGCAATGGTTCCTGAAACGTGAACAGGCAATTATCAACCGTAATGCTGATGTTGAATGGTCTGTTCCTTGGACTGCGGAAACGATTGTGCAAGTGTTTGTTTTAGGTTTTTTCCTAGTTGGACAGTTATTAATCCCATTGATTTTCCAACTCCTCGGTTTAAGACCGGCGGCGGGAGATGTGAGACTGCAAGCCTTTTATATCCTCATAACTTATATGATTTTAGTGGGTGGTGGCTTGGGGGTTTTATATCTGTCTATCAAATCATTTTTCCCTCTCCCGGAAGGTTGGTTTAGGTTCAAATTATGGGATAGTTGGTTATTATGGGGTTTCGGTGGCTATTGTGTAGCTTTACCCTTAGTGATTTTAACTTCCTTAGTCAATCAAAGATTATGGGATGGTCAAGGGGGAAGTAATCCGATATTACCCATAGCTTTAGAAAATCGAGATCCGGTAGCTTTAGGGATATTTTTCTTTACCGCTTCTATAGCAGCACCTTGGTTTGAGGAGGTGTTATTTAGGGGGTTTCTGTTACCGTCCCTTACCCGCTATTTTTCCCTGTGGGGTGCAATTATAGCCAGTGGGTTGCTGTTTGCTGTGGCTCATTTGAATGTCTCGGAAATTTTGCCTTTATTCGTGTTAGGAATTGTCCTGGGATTTGTCTATACACGATCGCGTAATCTCTGGGCTCCTATGTTATTACACAGTTTATGGAATAGCGGCACCTTAATAAGTTTGTATATCTTAGGAAGTGGCGCTAATTAG
- a CDS encoding two-component system response regulator — translation MDTPKADILVVDDKPENLHLLSEILMLEGYNVRKAVNGKMALMAVKTVQPDLILLDIMMPGMDGYQVCKELKNNQTLAKVPVIFLSALNDVFDKVKAFGAGGVDYITKPFQMEEVLVRVQNHLMLKEAEKKILELNTELEARVKERTQQLQIANYKLLEMALHDPLTKLPNRALFMDKISLVIKSVKEGNNHGFAVLFMDCDRFKVVNDSLGHTVGDELLIAIGDRIQKILKNNDLLSRLGGDEFAIIVHDVNEIEPVRNLANSILEVMSCPFQIYSREIFINMSIGVVLSNSNYEQPEHLLRDADTAMYRAKALGRGQYHIFDPAMHKEALDLLGLETDLRRAIENQELIPYYQPIINLETGKISSMEALVRWQHPQRGLVPPGMFIPLAEEMGIITTIGTLMLVEACHQLKNWQEQKLVDESVSMSVNLSVRQFTQADLIATVDDILAESGLNPKCLRLEMTESAIVENTQTARTILTQFRDRHIGLSLDDFGTGYSSLSYLHAFPVDTIKIDKSFVSLLDGTPENMGLIPAIIGISKTLNMVAVAEGIETAEQLAQLRELECNSGQGYFFSRPLPATQMAELLASNPQW, via the coding sequence GTGGATACACCAAAAGCAGATATTTTAGTCGTCGATGACAAGCCGGAAAATTTACACCTTCTCTCGGAAATTTTGATGCTAGAAGGATACAATGTCCGCAAGGCTGTTAATGGTAAAATGGCTTTGATGGCCGTCAAGACGGTGCAGCCTGATTTGATTCTACTGGATATTATGATGCCGGGAATGGATGGATATCAGGTTTGTAAAGAGTTGAAAAACAATCAAACATTAGCTAAGGTTCCGGTAATATTTCTCAGTGCTTTAAATGATGTTTTTGATAAGGTCAAAGCCTTTGGTGCTGGGGGTGTAGACTATATTACTAAGCCTTTTCAAATGGAGGAGGTTCTAGTGAGGGTGCAAAATCACCTGATGCTGAAGGAGGCGGAAAAGAAAATTCTGGAGTTGAATACTGAGTTAGAAGCCAGGGTTAAAGAACGCACTCAACAATTACAAATTGCTAATTATAAATTGTTGGAAATGGCTCTACATGACCCGTTGACTAAACTGCCAAACCGGGCCTTGTTTATGGACAAGATATCCTTAGTAATTAAGAGTGTCAAAGAGGGTAATAATCATGGTTTTGCGGTGCTGTTTATGGATTGCGATCGCTTTAAGGTGGTGAACGATTCCTTGGGGCATACAGTGGGAGATGAATTGTTAATTGCTATTGGCGATCGCATTCAAAAAATACTCAAAAATAATGATTTACTCTCCCGCTTGGGAGGAGATGAATTTGCCATTATTGTACATGATGTTAATGAAATTGAACCAGTAAGGAATCTCGCCAATTCTATTCTGGAGGTGATGTCTTGTCCTTTTCAAATCTATAGCCGAGAGATTTTTATTAATATGAGTATCGGTGTGGTCCTCAGTAATAGCAACTATGAACAACCAGAACATTTATTGCGAGATGCAGATACAGCTATGTATCGTGCCAAAGCCCTAGGACGGGGACAATATCATATCTTTGACCCGGCTATGCACAAAGAAGCCCTGGATTTATTGGGTTTAGAAACTGACCTAAGACGGGCTATTGAAAATCAAGAATTAATCCCTTATTATCAGCCAATTATTAACTTAGAAACTGGTAAAATTTCGAGTATGGAAGCCTTGGTGCGTTGGCAACATCCCCAACGGGGCTTGGTCCCACCTGGTATGTTTATCCCCTTGGCTGAGGAAATGGGTATAATTACTACTATTGGAACTTTGATGCTGGTAGAAGCCTGTCATCAACTGAAAAATTGGCAGGAGCAGAAATTGGTAGATGAATCTGTTAGTATGAGTGTGAATCTCTCTGTCAGACAGTTTACCCAAGCCGATCTAATTGCAACGGTTGATGATATCCTGGCTGAAAGTGGTTTAAATCCTAAATGTCTGAGATTAGAAATGACTGAAAGTGCGATCGTCGAAAATACACAAACAGCCCGGACTATTTTAACCCAATTTCGCGATCGCCATATCGGTTTAAGTCTCGATGATTTTGGCACAGGCTACTCCTCCCTCAGTTATTTACACGCCTTCCCGGTAGATACCATAAAAATTGATAAGTCTTTTGTCAGTCTTTTAGACGGAACTCCCGAAAATATGGGGCTAATTCCTGCCATCATTGGTATTTCTAAAACTTTGAATATGGTAGCCGTAGCTGAGGGAATAGAAACCGCCGAACAACTTGCACAACTGCGAGAACTAGAATGTAATAGCGGACAAGGATATTTCTTTTCTAGGCCTTTACCAGCTACTCAAATGGCTGAACTTTTGGCGAGCAATCCTCAATGGTAA